From Deinococcus aestuarii, one genomic window encodes:
- a CDS encoding bifunctional folylpolyglutamate synthase/dihydrofolate synthase translates to MTPTADLEWLFARQRFGVHPGLSRVRALLARLGDPQENFRAVLVGGTNGKGSTAATLASILTAAGERAGLFTSPHLTRFSERFVVAGRECSPEAVREALGRVRPQAEAEGASFFEIVTALGCLLFAEAGGRVAVMEVGLGGRLDATNVLDPVLSVVTGVALDHTAILGDTREAIAGEKAGILRAGRPAVTGVDADLLPLLETRGADLWALGREVALETAPLGWDGWDVRLRLPGTALSFHTPLLGEHGARNASLAAAAAHRLGVGEGAIRAGTAGVRWPGRLEALPWRGGRVLLDGAHNPDGARALVAALRGLGLDRLPVVFGSAADKDVAGVAAALREVASEVILTRAVLSPRAADPADLAPHFEGLNVHLTDSPEAALDLLPPGGLAALCGSLYLIGEVRPLLLGEAGEEWERWQ, encoded by the coding sequence ATGACCCCCACGGCTGACCTGGAGTGGCTCTTCGCGCGGCAACGCTTCGGCGTTCATCCGGGCCTCTCCCGGGTGCGCGCCCTGCTCGCCCGCCTGGGTGACCCTCAGGAAAACTTCCGCGCCGTGCTCGTCGGCGGCACGAACGGCAAGGGGAGTACCGCCGCGACCCTGGCCTCCATCCTGACGGCGGCGGGAGAGCGGGCGGGTCTTTTCACCAGCCCGCACCTGACGCGCTTTTCCGAACGGTTCGTGGTCGCGGGCCGCGAGTGCTCGCCGGAAGCGGTGCGGGAAGCCCTCGGGCGTGTCCGGCCCCAGGCCGAGGCGGAGGGGGCCTCCTTCTTCGAGATCGTGACGGCCCTGGGCTGCCTGCTCTTCGCCGAGGCTGGAGGAAGGGTGGCCGTGATGGAGGTGGGCCTCGGCGGGCGGCTCGACGCCACCAATGTCCTCGACCCGGTTCTGAGCGTGGTCACAGGGGTTGCCCTCGACCACACCGCCATCCTGGGCGACACGCGGGAGGCCATCGCGGGCGAGAAGGCGGGCATCCTCCGCGCCGGGCGCCCCGCCGTGACGGGGGTGGACGCCGACCTCCTGCCCCTGCTGGAGACGCGGGGGGCCGACCTGTGGGCCCTCGGGCGGGAGGTGGCGCTGGAGACAGCTCCACTCGGCTGGGACGGCTGGGACGTGCGCCTGAGGCTGCCGGGGACGGCCCTGTCCTTCCACACCCCACTGCTCGGCGAACACGGGGCACGCAACGCCTCGCTCGCCGCCGCCGCCGCCCACCGCCTCGGGGTGGGGGAGGGGGCGATCCGGGCGGGCACGGCGGGGGTGCGCTGGCCGGGCCGCCTGGAGGCGTTGCCGTGGCGGGGGGGGCGGGTGCTCCTCGACGGGGCGCACAACCCGGACGGGGCTCGGGCGCTCGTGGCGGCCCTGCGGGGGCTGGGGCTGGATCGTCTTCCCGTCGTCTTCGGCTCGGCGGCGGACAAGGACGTGGCAGGGGTGGCGGCGGCCCTGCGTGAGGTGGCGTCCGAGGTGATCCTGACCCGCGCCGTCCTCAGCCCGCGCGCCGCCGATCCCGCCGACCTCGCCCCACACTTCGAGGGACTGAATGTTCACCTGACGGATTCGCCGGAGGCCGCGCTCGACCTCCTCCCGCCCGGTGGGCTCGCGGCACTGTGCGGGAGCCTGTACCTGATCGGCGAGGTGCGCCCGCTGCTCCTCGGTGAGGCGGGAGAGGAGTGGGAACGCTGGCAGTGA
- a CDS encoding manganese-dependent inorganic pyrophosphatase, with protein MLAVFGHTNPDTDAITSALVYARLLSRQGGEARAYRLGELNFETPFVLRGAGVEAPELLPELEAGAEVALVDHNESAQSVPNLSELRVTRVVDHHKLGDLTTAQPPYLRFEPVGSTATILLKLHREAGLTVERTDARLMLSAILSDTLHFRSPTTTPDDRAAVEFLAPVAQIGDVEAYALAMFAAKSDLGDTPADTLLRMDYKLFPFGDPAQPQTLQQWGIGVIETTNPAYVLGRSAELLGAMDRARAEDGLNGVLLSVVDILNETNKTLVLSATEEKVLREAFGVEPREGLADLGRRISRKKQIVPTLEAYFTPSA; from the coding sequence ATGCTGGCTGTTTTTGGACACACCAACCCGGACACCGACGCGATCACCTCGGCCCTCGTGTACGCCCGATTGCTCAGCCGTCAGGGGGGAGAGGCGAGGGCCTACCGGCTGGGGGAGCTGAACTTCGAGACGCCTTTCGTGCTGCGGGGGGCGGGGGTGGAGGCGCCCGAACTCCTGCCCGAGCTGGAGGCGGGCGCGGAGGTGGCCCTCGTCGACCACAACGAGAGCGCCCAGTCGGTGCCCAACCTCTCCGAGCTGAGGGTGACGCGGGTGGTGGACCACCACAAGCTGGGCGACCTGACGACCGCGCAACCGCCTTACCTGCGCTTCGAGCCGGTCGGCAGCACGGCGACCATTCTGCTCAAGCTTCACCGTGAGGCCGGGCTGACGGTGGAACGGACCGACGCGCGGCTGATGCTCAGCGCGATCCTGAGTGACACGCTGCACTTCCGCAGCCCCACGACCACGCCGGACGACCGCGCGGCGGTGGAGTTCCTGGCGCCGGTCGCGCAGATCGGGGATGTGGAAGCCTACGCGCTCGCCATGTTCGCCGCCAAGAGCGACCTGGGGGACACGCCCGCCGACACCCTGCTGCGGATGGACTACAAGCTCTTTCCCTTCGGTGACCCGGCGCAGCCCCAGACCCTGCAACAGTGGGGCATCGGCGTGATCGAGACCACCAACCCCGCCTATGTCCTGGGTCGCAGCGCCGAACTCCTCGGCGCGATGGACCGGGCCCGCGCGGAGGACGGTCTCAACGGCGTGCTCCTCTCGGTCGTGGACATCCTCAACGAGACGAACAAGACCCTGGTGCTGTCGGCGACCGAGGAGAAGGTGCTGCGCGAGGCGTTCGGGGTGGAGCCCCGGGAGGGCCTCGCCGATCTGGGCCGGCGCATCAGCCGCAAGAAGCAGATCGTGCCGACGCTCGAAGCCTACTTCACACCGAGTGCCTGA
- a CDS encoding S-layer homology domain-containing protein, translating to MPAGHWAKDAIDRLVSQGIILGYPDGTYRGTQNLTRYEAAVIIARLLDQVRQGQVNPGTLDQGTLTSLQNAIQELAADLTALGVRVSDLEENAVNREDFARLEARVEQLATASGDANAIAQLQSQIADLTARADDYDALRADIDDNASSIAALNDLTVLLNQDILNLQDRVSAVESAQADFVQRADFDNLAGRVGTIDTRVTTLENAPRFTVFGTISAVYGRINLTSGTTNFDVDRLTRQTFADGVFSTGVNCPAVRYAGPDNVLNTADDIVGGIYAASGNAVSCVDTNNNSYVGDSEISFGVRASNLTTANGAITVNNAQIVLAVDNDVPFPGAGAANIGTPVTVGSASADGTIAGQKFDVRYESYNSKFKFNDYLFANDNDTEEAIQRRGFVINVTGNPADTALQPKATVVVGNARVNPDKLNSASTADGVPARQDPILVGNYYGVRFSVNPANFGTVGLSFAQNDGNRSALGVDYNLGFGARNAEGNAPFNVTGAYVASIPQTAPSLVGGGDVGGTLAARNQAFFTNATADFGVAKIAGNFRAIDPAFANGVAGMSGNDSSYYYGEGANGYKSSMPYTAGQGDSSTPLGQVGFGVGAGTNLGPVALGAFVDSYVPYFVDVSTDRNTSFGVSAGARLGALSLVGFYNRATLNDAVIHADLNYRGPDGNGFLYNSSTPYMDVADVPFAFSSTFGARLQHNGAAPNALIRGLSFTGAYARFYGDDINDFQVYGNYTGTLFGVRVEPFARYHLFTTPNDAAVDFNGTAATTDDARTYNTVKYGVKLSTQPLTAVPLQPSLFVNFANRISNVGRQVQVANGTTTELFGQAGVTFNRFLAPNLSASLGYAYYQGFGVGSTLTASSASAATATYSATSDRFYRSPLGGASDPYTGGNFGANSGRAQGLFAQVSWNGLSANYGVFYHDDFRPTTTGTNAYTNTGRSIAQGFKVAYTFRF from the coding sequence CCCGCCGGCCACTGGGCGAAAGACGCCATCGACCGCCTGGTGAGCCAGGGAATCATCCTGGGCTACCCGGACGGCACCTACCGCGGCACGCAGAACCTGACCCGTTACGAGGCGGCCGTGATCATCGCCCGTCTCCTCGATCAGGTTCGCCAGGGGCAGGTCAACCCCGGTACCCTCGACCAGGGCACCCTGACCTCGCTCCAGAACGCCATTCAGGAGCTGGCCGCCGATTTGACGGCGCTCGGCGTGCGCGTGAGCGACCTCGAAGAGAACGCGGTGAACCGCGAGGACTTCGCCCGCCTGGAGGCGCGCGTGGAGCAGCTCGCCACCGCCAGCGGTGACGCGAACGCCATCGCGCAGCTTCAGTCGCAGATCGCCGACCTGACGGCGCGCGCCGACGACTACGACGCCCTGCGCGCCGACATCGACGACAACGCCAGCAGCATCGCGGCGCTGAACGACCTCACCGTGCTGCTCAACCAGGACATCCTGAACCTTCAGGACCGGGTGAGCGCCGTCGAGAGCGCCCAGGCCGACTTCGTGCAGCGCGCGGACTTCGACAACCTTGCGGGCCGCGTGGGCACCATCGACACCCGCGTGACCACCCTGGAGAACGCGCCGCGCTTTACTGTCTTCGGCACGATCAGCGCGGTGTACGGGCGGATCAACCTGACCAGCGGCACCACCAACTTCGACGTGGACCGCCTCACCCGCCAGACCTTCGCGGACGGCGTGTTCAGCACGGGCGTCAACTGCCCTGCTGTCAGATACGCTGGCCCTGACAATGTCTTAAATACGGCTGATGACATTGTGGGTGGGATCTACGCCGCTTCTGGCAACGCGGTGAGCTGCGTCGATACCAACAACAACTCGTACGTGGGCGACAGCGAGATCAGCTTTGGCGTGCGGGCCAGCAACCTCACGACGGCCAACGGCGCGATCACCGTCAACAACGCGCAGATCGTGTTGGCCGTTGACAACGATGTGCCTTTCCCCGGTGCCGGGGCCGCTAACATCGGCACCCCCGTGACCGTAGGCAGCGCCAGCGCCGACGGCACCATCGCCGGGCAGAAGTTCGACGTGCGCTACGAGTCGTACAACAGCAAATTCAAGTTCAACGACTACCTCTTTGCCAACGACAACGACACCGAGGAGGCCATCCAGCGCCGCGGCTTCGTGATCAACGTGACGGGCAACCCGGCGGACACGGCGCTCCAGCCCAAGGCGACTGTGGTGGTGGGTAATGCGCGTGTCAACCCCGACAAGTTGAACTCCGCATCGACGGCAGATGGTGTGCCAGCTCGTCAGGACCCCATCTTGGTTGGCAACTACTACGGCGTGCGCTTCAGCGTGAACCCGGCGAACTTCGGCACGGTGGGTCTGTCCTTCGCCCAGAACGACGGCAATCGCAGCGCGCTGGGCGTGGACTACAACCTGGGCTTTGGCGCTCGGAACGCGGAGGGCAACGCCCCGTTCAACGTGACCGGCGCGTACGTCGCCAGCATTCCCCAGACGGCTCCTTCGCTTGTGGGCGGTGGCGATGTCGGTGGGACCCTGGCGGCCCGTAATCAGGCGTTTTTCACCAATGCCACGGCTGACTTCGGCGTCGCCAAGATCGCGGGTAACTTCCGCGCCATCGACCCGGCGTTCGCCAACGGCGTTGCGGGCATGTCCGGTAACGACTCCAGCTATTACTACGGCGAAGGCGCTAACGGCTACAAGTCGAGCATGCCTTACACCGCCGGTCAGGGTGACTCCTCTACGCCGCTCGGCCAGGTTGGCTTCGGCGTGGGTGCTGGCACCAACCTGGGTCCGGTGGCGCTCGGCGCGTTCGTTGACTCCTACGTGCCCTACTTCGTGGACGTGAGCACCGACCGCAACACCAGCTTCGGTGTGAGCGCCGGGGCGCGTCTGGGTGCCCTGAGCCTGGTCGGTTTCTACAACCGGGCGACCCTGAACGACGCGGTGATTCATGCGGATCTGAACTACCGTGGTCCCGACGGCAACGGCTTCCTGTACAACAGCAGCACCCCTTACATGGACGTGGCGGACGTGCCGTTCGCGTTCTCCAGCACGTTCGGTGCGCGTCTCCAGCACAACGGCGCGGCTCCCAACGCGCTGATCCGGGGCCTGAGCTTCACCGGTGCGTACGCCCGCTTCTACGGCGACGACATCAACGACTTCCAGGTGTACGGCAACTACACCGGCACGCTCTTCGGGGTGCGGGTTGAGCCGTTCGCGCGCTACCACCTGTTCACCACGCCGAACGACGCGGCCGTGGACTTCAACGGTACGGCGGCCACGACGGATGACGCCCGCACCTACAACACCGTCAAGTACGGTGTGAAGCTCAGCACCCAGCCGCTGACCGCCGTGCCCCTCCAGCCCAGCCTGTTCGTGAACTTCGCCAACCGCATCAGCAACGTGGGCCGTCAGGTTCAGGTGGCGAACGGGACGACGACGGAGCTGTTTGGACAGGCCGGCGTCACCTTCAACCGCTTCCTGGCCCCTAACCTGAGCGCGAGCCTCGGCTACGCCTACTACCAGGGCTTCGGTGTGGGCAGCACGCTCACCGCCAGCAGCGCGAGCGCGGCGACGGCGACCTACAGCGCGACGTCGGACCGCTTCTACCGCAGCCCCCTCGGCGGCGCGAGCGATCCCTACACTGGCGGCAACTTCGGCGCCAACAGTGGCCGTGCGCAGGGCCTCTTTGCTCAGGTGAGCTGGAACGGCCTGTCCGCGAACTACGGCGTGTTCTACCACGACGACTTCCGCCCGACCACGACCGGCACGAACGCGTACACCAACACCGGCCGGAGCATCGCGCAGGGCTTCAAGGTCGCCTACACCTTCCGTTTCTAA